In Malania oleifera isolate guangnan ecotype guangnan chromosome 8, ASM2987363v1, whole genome shotgun sequence, a single window of DNA contains:
- the LOC131162269 gene encoding protein IQ-DOMAIN 32 isoform X2 — translation MGRSASCFKIITCGSDAVDNGDLEASESKGSSDKRGWSFRKRSARHRVLSNTVTSEAPSGNKDNSESATINIETPINSSVPEKISKLQWPDDKTQFSASGDSKVSETLIATESETKVDTNLEKESKVDTHLEESLAIIIQTAIRGFLAHEMLLKHKNAVKLQAAVRGHLVRRHAVGTLRCVQAIVKMQALVRARRARLSLEESNKEEKLAGNNEKGNDSSRPLDHSLSKSKVRSASIEKLLSNGFARQLMESTSKTKPINIRCDPSKPNSAWTWLERWMSVSSSNLTKLERPESNVEQQEQEKAENCAAPVEVDESADMESFVKEMAVPFESEESLITYEAENFEFHTGLPSTTSKGDDNADTSNVKIESDPLLNQNIQSDGSTRGELNSLTTNPAMDSEQPKRSMKRFASEQLETDGKKFVFGSRKSSNPAFVAAQSKFEELSSSANPGRSVSSSNQDTGLESNLETVSSAVDSVIQTKELGLAENSVPNNLRVQVGGSECGTELSVTSTLDSPDVSEVGVTEYEHETKVPEGVGNLNSTDNQGVETPDVSANTESNPSHSLPVQPGKTDGVNIESANSVVVVASLLIEEKPERTASDLQVELGSETGRQAYRSSSEASPRSHVTVPESQGTPASQLSVNAKRSKTDKSGSNHRRRSLSAGKKSPSNPNYDSGARSSTDQLPKDQKTGKRRSSFGLPRADNVDQEPRDSTSSSSILPSYMQPTESARAKAYASNSPRSSPDVQDKELYAKKRHSLPCANGRQGSPRIQRSTSQAQQGAKGNGAHPHERKWQR, via the exons ATGGGAAGATCCGCCTCCTGTTTCAAAATCATCACGTGCGGTAGTGACGCCGTCGACAACGGTGATCTTGAGGCTTCAGAG AGCAAGGGTTCAAGTGACAAACGTGGGTGGAGTTTCCGGAAGAGATCTGCCAGGCATCGAGTGTTGAGCAACACTGTGACCTCGGAAGCCCCTTCTGGGAATAAAGATAACTCTGAATCTGCTACTATTAACATCGAAACGCCAATAAATTCTAGTGTTCCAGAGAAAATATCCAAACTGCAATGGCCGGATGATAAAACCCAGTTCTCAGCTTCAGGGGACTCAAAAGTATCTGAAACTTTAATTGCCACTGAGAGTGAAACAAAGGTTGACACAAATCTGGAGAAGGAAAGTAAGGTTGACACACACCTGGAGGAATCCCTTGCCATAATCATCCAGACTGCTATCAGAGGATTCTTG GCTCATGAAATGCTTCTAAAGCACAAGAATGCAGTGAAGCTGCAAGCTGCTGTACGTGGGCACTTGGTCCGAAGGCATGCTGTTGGAACCCTTCGTTGTGTTCAAGCCATTGTGAAAATGCAGGCTCTTGTTCGTGCTCGCCGTGCTCGTCTATCTTTAGAAGAGTCAAATAAAGAAGAGAAGTTAGCTGGAAATAATGAGAAAGGCAATGACAGCTCAAGGCCCTTG GATCATTCTCTAAGCAAATCAAAAGTAAGGTCTGCATCGATTGAGAAGCTGCTTAGCAATGGGTTTGCTCGTCAG TTAATGGAATCCACTTCCAAGACCAAGCCCATCAACATCAGATGTGATCCTTCGAAGCCCAATTCTGCTTGGACATGGTTGGAGAGGTGGATGTCTGTTTCATCATCAAATCTCACAAAACTAGAGAGACCAGAGTCAAATGTGGAGCAGCAGGAACAAGAGAAGGCTGAAAATTGTGCTGCTCCAGTGGAAGTGGACGAGTCAGCAGATATGGAGTCCTTTGTCAAGGAAATGGCAGTACCATTTGAAAGTGAGGAGAGCCTGATCACTTATGAAgcagaaaattttgaatttcatacAGGCCTTCCAAGCACTACTTCCAAAGGAGATGATAACGCAGATACTTCCAATGTGAAAATTGAAAGTGATCCACTTCTGAATCAAAATATACAATCAGATGGAAGCACTCGAGGGGAGCTCAATTCTCTTACAACTAACCCTGCGATGGATAGTGAACAACCAAAACGATCTATGAAAAGATTTGCCTCTGAACAGCTGGAGACTGATGGAAAGAAGTTCGTATTTGGGTCAAGAAAGTCAAGTAATCCTGCATTCGTTGCTGCTCAATCAAAATTTGAAGAGCTGAGTTCGTCGGCCAATCCTGGTAGATCTGTTAGTTCATCCAATCAGGATACTGGGCTTGAATCAAACCTTGAGACAGTTTCATCTGCAGTTGATTCTGTAATTCAAACAAAGGAGCTTGGCCTAGCAGAAAATTCTGTCCCCAACAATTTAAGGGTTCAAGTTGGTGGCTCTGAGTGTGGTACTGAACTTTCTGTCACTTCCACTCTAGATTCACCAGATGTGTCTGAGGTTGGAGTCACAGAATATGAGCATGAAACCAAAGTGCCAGAAGGGGTTGGCAATCTTAACAGCACTGATAACCAAGGTGTTGAAACCCCAGATGTATCAGCAAACACAGAGTCTAAtccatctcactctctccctGTTCAGCCAGGGAAAACTGATGGTGTTAATATTGAATCTGCTAACTCCGTTGTAGTTGTGGCCTCCCTACTGATAGAGGAGAAGCCAGAGAGAACTGCTTCTGATCTGCAGGTAGAGCTGGGCTCTGAGACAGGTCGTCAAGCATACCGATCATCCTCAGAAGCTTCACCAAGAAGCCATGTGACTGTCCCTGAATCCCAAGGAACACCTGCCAGTCAGTTATCAGTGAATGCTAAAAGGAGCAAAACTGATAAAAGTGGGTCAAACCACAGACGTAGGTCACTGTCAGCAGGTAAGAAATCCCCTTCAAATCCAAACTATGACTCTGGGGCAAGAAGTAGTACTGATCAATTGCCTAAAGATCAGAAAACTGGAAAGAGACGCAGTTCTTTTGGTTTACCTAGAGCTGATAATGTCGATCAAGAACCTAGAGACAGTACTAGTAGCAGTAGCATTCTTCCCAGCTACATGCAACCCACTGAATCTGCTAGAGCAAAGGCATATGCGTCGAACTCTCCAAGATCAAGCCCCGATGTGCAAGATAAAGAACTTTATGCTAAGAAGAGACATTCGCTGCCTTGTGCAAATGGAAGGCAGGGATCTCCTCGTATACAGCGATCAACGTCTCAGGCACAGCAGGGTGCAAAAGGAAATGGTGCCCATCCTCATG AGAGAAAATGGCAGAGATGA
- the LOC131162269 gene encoding protein IQ-DOMAIN 32 isoform X1, which yields MGRSASCFKIITCGSDAVDNGDLEASESKGSSDKRGWSFRKRSARHRVLSNTVTSEAPSGNKDNSESATINIETPINSSVPEKISKLQWPDDKTQFSASGDSKVSETLIATESETKVDTNLEKESKVDTHLEESLAIIIQTAIRGFLAHEMLLKHKNAVKLQAAVRGHLVRRHAVGTLRCVQAIVKMQALVRARRARLSLEESNKEEKLAGNNEKGNDSSRPLVKDHSLSKSKVRSASIEKLLSNGFARQLMESTSKTKPINIRCDPSKPNSAWTWLERWMSVSSSNLTKLERPESNVEQQEQEKAENCAAPVEVDESADMESFVKEMAVPFESEESLITYEAENFEFHTGLPSTTSKGDDNADTSNVKIESDPLLNQNIQSDGSTRGELNSLTTNPAMDSEQPKRSMKRFASEQLETDGKKFVFGSRKSSNPAFVAAQSKFEELSSSANPGRSVSSSNQDTGLESNLETVSSAVDSVIQTKELGLAENSVPNNLRVQVGGSECGTELSVTSTLDSPDVSEVGVTEYEHETKVPEGVGNLNSTDNQGVETPDVSANTESNPSHSLPVQPGKTDGVNIESANSVVVVASLLIEEKPERTASDLQVELGSETGRQAYRSSSEASPRSHVTVPESQGTPASQLSVNAKRSKTDKSGSNHRRRSLSAGKKSPSNPNYDSGARSSTDQLPKDQKTGKRRSSFGLPRADNVDQEPRDSTSSSSILPSYMQPTESARAKAYASNSPRSSPDVQDKELYAKKRHSLPCANGRQGSPRIQRSTSQAQQGAKGNGAHPHERKWQR from the exons ATGGGAAGATCCGCCTCCTGTTTCAAAATCATCACGTGCGGTAGTGACGCCGTCGACAACGGTGATCTTGAGGCTTCAGAG AGCAAGGGTTCAAGTGACAAACGTGGGTGGAGTTTCCGGAAGAGATCTGCCAGGCATCGAGTGTTGAGCAACACTGTGACCTCGGAAGCCCCTTCTGGGAATAAAGATAACTCTGAATCTGCTACTATTAACATCGAAACGCCAATAAATTCTAGTGTTCCAGAGAAAATATCCAAACTGCAATGGCCGGATGATAAAACCCAGTTCTCAGCTTCAGGGGACTCAAAAGTATCTGAAACTTTAATTGCCACTGAGAGTGAAACAAAGGTTGACACAAATCTGGAGAAGGAAAGTAAGGTTGACACACACCTGGAGGAATCCCTTGCCATAATCATCCAGACTGCTATCAGAGGATTCTTG GCTCATGAAATGCTTCTAAAGCACAAGAATGCAGTGAAGCTGCAAGCTGCTGTACGTGGGCACTTGGTCCGAAGGCATGCTGTTGGAACCCTTCGTTGTGTTCAAGCCATTGTGAAAATGCAGGCTCTTGTTCGTGCTCGCCGTGCTCGTCTATCTTTAGAAGAGTCAAATAAAGAAGAGAAGTTAGCTGGAAATAATGAGAAAGGCAATGACAGCTCAAGGCCCTTG GTGAAGGATCATTCTCTAAGCAAATCAAAAGTAAGGTCTGCATCGATTGAGAAGCTGCTTAGCAATGGGTTTGCTCGTCAG TTAATGGAATCCACTTCCAAGACCAAGCCCATCAACATCAGATGTGATCCTTCGAAGCCCAATTCTGCTTGGACATGGTTGGAGAGGTGGATGTCTGTTTCATCATCAAATCTCACAAAACTAGAGAGACCAGAGTCAAATGTGGAGCAGCAGGAACAAGAGAAGGCTGAAAATTGTGCTGCTCCAGTGGAAGTGGACGAGTCAGCAGATATGGAGTCCTTTGTCAAGGAAATGGCAGTACCATTTGAAAGTGAGGAGAGCCTGATCACTTATGAAgcagaaaattttgaatttcatacAGGCCTTCCAAGCACTACTTCCAAAGGAGATGATAACGCAGATACTTCCAATGTGAAAATTGAAAGTGATCCACTTCTGAATCAAAATATACAATCAGATGGAAGCACTCGAGGGGAGCTCAATTCTCTTACAACTAACCCTGCGATGGATAGTGAACAACCAAAACGATCTATGAAAAGATTTGCCTCTGAACAGCTGGAGACTGATGGAAAGAAGTTCGTATTTGGGTCAAGAAAGTCAAGTAATCCTGCATTCGTTGCTGCTCAATCAAAATTTGAAGAGCTGAGTTCGTCGGCCAATCCTGGTAGATCTGTTAGTTCATCCAATCAGGATACTGGGCTTGAATCAAACCTTGAGACAGTTTCATCTGCAGTTGATTCTGTAATTCAAACAAAGGAGCTTGGCCTAGCAGAAAATTCTGTCCCCAACAATTTAAGGGTTCAAGTTGGTGGCTCTGAGTGTGGTACTGAACTTTCTGTCACTTCCACTCTAGATTCACCAGATGTGTCTGAGGTTGGAGTCACAGAATATGAGCATGAAACCAAAGTGCCAGAAGGGGTTGGCAATCTTAACAGCACTGATAACCAAGGTGTTGAAACCCCAGATGTATCAGCAAACACAGAGTCTAAtccatctcactctctccctGTTCAGCCAGGGAAAACTGATGGTGTTAATATTGAATCTGCTAACTCCGTTGTAGTTGTGGCCTCCCTACTGATAGAGGAGAAGCCAGAGAGAACTGCTTCTGATCTGCAGGTAGAGCTGGGCTCTGAGACAGGTCGTCAAGCATACCGATCATCCTCAGAAGCTTCACCAAGAAGCCATGTGACTGTCCCTGAATCCCAAGGAACACCTGCCAGTCAGTTATCAGTGAATGCTAAAAGGAGCAAAACTGATAAAAGTGGGTCAAACCACAGACGTAGGTCACTGTCAGCAGGTAAGAAATCCCCTTCAAATCCAAACTATGACTCTGGGGCAAGAAGTAGTACTGATCAATTGCCTAAAGATCAGAAAACTGGAAAGAGACGCAGTTCTTTTGGTTTACCTAGAGCTGATAATGTCGATCAAGAACCTAGAGACAGTACTAGTAGCAGTAGCATTCTTCCCAGCTACATGCAACCCACTGAATCTGCTAGAGCAAAGGCATATGCGTCGAACTCTCCAAGATCAAGCCCCGATGTGCAAGATAAAGAACTTTATGCTAAGAAGAGACATTCGCTGCCTTGTGCAAATGGAAGGCAGGGATCTCCTCGTATACAGCGATCAACGTCTCAGGCACAGCAGGGTGCAAAAGGAAATGGTGCCCATCCTCATG AGAGAAAATGGCAGAGATGA